TCCTTTTCTTTAATGTTTGCACATCATTTCCCATTTTCTAAGTGCTGTCTCATTACAACGACAgacttcatttttttatataattaattatggaAACAAAACTTTATATTATACTCGGGGGTTTCGTAATGATcatgaaaaattaatatatgccTTTGTCCCAGAAGAAAATGGATGAGTGTGATATCATATCATGCCATTAAAAATATAAGCAAGCAACCGCCGCTTGTGACATAGACTCTCTAGCCATGTTTGAgtacaaatttataaaataaatgtgatGCATGGATCCACAAGTAAACAAATACCCAATGAGACGAATTTCTAGAACAAGGTGTGAAGGATTAAACAAATTCAAAGTTGACCAAAGCTCTATGTTTGTCTAATGATGCCGATGCCTTCCTGAGGTCATTGCTTCTTACACATGCATTGCGCATAGACTCATCGGTTGagctcattttcttctttttcaagtcTCTCAACCAGCCAGCCCTGAAGCAAGCAAGCTATCAGATTAGCCGTCTCTCAAGCCCTAGGGTTTGTATGATATGTGTAATTACGGAAGAGTTGAATGAACAAAGATGACAATGATGTAGCAACATAATCATCCTTGTAATTTCAATGTCGTGATTAATTTTCCTAATTAGACTTGGCAAATGATTTCAGTGTGTAGTTTGCTTGTccgctttctttcttttatgcttttatttttcttgcaaaCTTTCGTATCTTCAAACTTTGCCCTTGCACACTTGAAAGAACCTTCCTCAAAAGGCCCATCAAATGCAATGCTAGCAAAAGATCGGTGTCTTTGGGCATGTGTGATGTGAACCAACTGGCCCACTTGATATAACCCCCATGTAATTACTTATTCTACGAAACTTACAAGAGTATATATTACATTGtctttttaactttatttatttatttctttctttcaagaGGTTCTAAAAcactaaaaaagaaagagaaaaaaaaaagttattccGCTGCCGGGATTCGAACCCGGATTAGTCAAATTCCAATTCAATTTGTGCTACAGCGGATTCTTGATATTTCCCTTCaagaaatattatttattgtgTTAATCTGGGCCACTCCAGCCCAGCCAGAATTGTGAACGTATTGTATGGGTTGGGCTAGAGATGGTAAAACTTTAGCtgaattaatataattaattatgggTTGGCCTCCAAAAGTGTAAAGTCTCCTATTATGGTATCTAATGAgatggaaattaaaaaatatggtgactttatttatgaaattttgttgaTGATTTGAACTCCAAACTCATCTTCCATTTGAGAAACCATTTGGATACAACTAAAAACTAGGGTTTTGTCAGTAAAAAACTGTTACTCTATACACAAGATTTTCATCTGGTTCTGGCTGGccatgttgatgatgatggcCCTCAAAAGTCGTATCTACTCTGGCATAACCTCTACTAGGAAAGCAAGTTCAAGTTCCTGCTCTGAGAAGAAATGAGCTACCCTTCCTTTGTAGGATGATATTGGGTAGTTCTACACGAAAACTGCCTCTGTGATCTCTGGAACAAGGTCAACAATCACTCCCTCCACGCCCATTAGAATTTGCATGTAAACAGCCTCTGCCACATTGCTGCAAGAACCACCAACATATCTCATTATTAATTGGACAAGTTtctgatatatatttttattttttaaaaaaaaaacctaatgaAAAACTCTGAAAAACGGCTTACTTTAATTGTCCATAGGTTATAATGCCAAGTTTGGCCTCTTTGATCCTGGTCACTGCTCCTGGATTTCTGAAGATAGCTTTTACTTCTGATACAATTCCGTGCAAACCGCCCCGCAAGCAAACCTTAATGGCCTCTTCCATCGAATTCCTTCGAACATCCGCATAAATTTCAGACCCTCCATTTGTGAGGAAATATACCTGGATCACATACATTACAGCTTCAAAAAGTAAGCCATTGAAAATCATTCAATCTTATGAAACATTTTTACGGAAGACTTTCCATTTAAGGCAGTCTATGGGGAAGTTTGGAATGTGATCTTACAGGGTATGTGCTCTGCAATTTTCTCATCAAAAGTGCAGCATCAGGTTGAAAGCTTGAAAACAGGATTGGTCTGTCTTTGGCGAACTTATTTACCACCTGTTCAAAGAAAGTTCGGGAAATATTATCTGCTTAAAACAACAATATTAATTGCAATGTGCTATAAAACATGCTAAAGAAACATTCTTACCTGCAAGATCACTCGAAGAACATGCTCGAGTTTTTCCTCTTTGTAGACTATCTGATCATCAAACTTCAATTCTATATTGAAACCCTTGGAATGTTCAACTTTCTGGAACACCTCTTGCAATGTGCATAGGGAGTCATCCTTTTCTACCTTCCACTCAAAAATTCTTCcatcttttacttttctaaGCATAGGCCTCTCAACCTGGATATGGGAATGAATGACCTGAATATTCATCCTAGACAATATTCTACCTTCcatgcatcatgcatgcatATTATTTATCAATCTGAAAACAGGACAATCTCCAATTTTGATTACCTTTCCTGCCTCCTTCTGAGGTCCATAGGAAAGAAATTCCAGCAGAGTTATGTCTGTAACCCTTTGCTCCTTGAAAACACCCTGAAACCAAATTACAAATAGGATGAATATTCAGTATggtatgaaaaaaaaaattaaaaaaaataaaagaattgatGGGATTAGAGCATTGGGAGATATATATAGAGAAGTAGAACTAACCTTGTCCTCAGCGCCAATGAAGTTGTCATGAAAAATGACTGGATAGTCATCTTTGGTCACCTACAAAAATAGCTTTTGTTTACAGTTTCTTCTAAAGGGTTTTTCACTCACCCAAATGTACAAGTAAGAAAATGGAacaaaagaacagaaaagaaaaagaagcagagcAATCAGTACCCTAAATttaaatgaataatttaaCATTGATTTTGTAGCCCCAAATTCCATGACAAGCCAAGGAACATGTGTTAtagtaaaataagaaaacgaACTGCAGCAAGATTGCTACTTTTCAtgaattgttttcttttgggtgcCCATTAAGCACAACGATTATGCTTTTACCTGAACGTCAAACTCGACGAAATCGATAGGGAATTTAGCGGCAGAATTGAAAGAGAGAATAGAATTCTCTTTGATGCATTTGAGCCTTGTATCATAAGATTGTAGCATGTTCATCCCGCTGCCTCTGTGTCCCATCACCATGAACTTGGGCCATTCGTATCCACATATGGTTACTTCACCTTCATCTTTCACACCTATTCACAAAACCCAAGATCAAGATCAAAACCACtttctattttcattttttattttgtttgaattcAAAGCAATTTGATTTAATGGTGATCACCTTGAGCCAAGCGTGAAGAATGGAGGGCCAATGCTGCATTTTCTGTGACTTGGTGGAGACTAGGAACATTTAAGACATGCACGGCTCTGAGAGACATTTGCTCTTGCAAATTTGCGAACTTGCAAAATTGCAAGCAAGCTTTCGAATTCAAGAAATGGGGACGCTTAGAAAATTGGCACTTGGTCCACAGAACACACAAGCTTGGAAAGTGATAGGGCGTATTTAACAAGGTTCACCGATACTAAAATAACAGACACATCCCAATTGCCAACtaattttttgtcttttttaaaaaaaaaaaggaaaaaaaaaaaaaaggagaaagaatcTTCCATTCCTAAGGGgcttaattttaattttttctttgtgttcaTTGAAAGAACGAGGAATTCGCGCGGAAtcttggtttttgttttatttcgCTAAATTTTTGCGGCTTGGGGTTTTCGAGTTCAAAGGAATATGCTTAAACTTCATTTagtatttttctaattttgcgTACTTAggaattgttttgttttgctccGAGTCAACTTTGACCATGCATGTCCAAGATATTCGCAAACCGCGGCAACTTTAATTAGCATTTCATTGTTGATGAGGGAATGCTGATGTTTATCATATTCTTGGCCAGGGTTTAAGGTTTGACTGTTCGAGACTCGTCTAGATCTCAACCGAAGATTTTCATTTCACATAATGCGTAAGACAGTGTTCAAATTGTATGTGAAGAAATACACATACACCCACACACACTCTTCATAGATATGGTATGTTTTGCTCAGTTGGAGAGTAATGGCGGACTCAGGAATTTTTATAAGGGTGgactaaattttattttattttatagaggAGATATATTATGAACTCGTAAGATGTTATCGCTTTGAACGTACAAGATGCTTCCCCACGTATAGAATTAGTGGCTCCATCCTTAATCAAGTTCTCAACAATTGTACAAGATGCATTAAACATATTTAATAAATCCGAATAAGAATCATAATGAGTTCCGAGTTTAGTAAGTTCCTCAGAAATTGAAGTATCAACATTAGATGCAGAAGGTGTATCTTTGTTATCGTCACCACTTTTTTTGAAGAATGAATAAatagtttttcctttctttacCAGTCTATTATCATAATGTGACATGATATCCTAACAAGAAATACTAGACaccaaaaatcatatatgctaattaataattcaagttgCAAAAACATATATCAACAATCTCCAAAAGTTTTCACTCAAAtcctaaatcataaaaatttaacaacaattaaaattagaaattgaatataaaaaagaaaaaaagagaaaaacttaccAAGATTGAAAAACCCACTGAAGATGGGTTGGTACAATTTTTTAGAGGAGGAGAGCTATTTCCTCTAGGCTCACAAGGttcaaatatggtgttttggGTGGctagattttatttatttataatgtttgCTCTTTATGGGTATAACCCAATATCACTACGATTAGAATAGCTCAAGTTGGTAGAGCCTTAGCATGAGTTCTGCttctaattaaatttatataggTTTGGATTGATGTTTATTATTTCCTATATGCTTAAGGATTGGACTGATTTTAAATAGAGGACTGAactattatttactttatttaGATTGAgttatttttagtttattaaaaataaataaaaaacaatgcATGTGTGGGCTAATATTTATTTGAGTAGGAACAACCCTATAATAATAAGACCatgttcaatattttattaattttctccTAGGCTGAAGCCCACTCTAGCCTAAGCTTAGCTCCACCCTTATTCGAAAGAGAAtcattcaaattttttcatatcTAAATTCATTCACGTGAATAATAACTAACTTTTAGCCTAAcgatattttcttctcatccCCTTTCTCTTCGCCCTTGATTAACAAAAACTTCTTCCATAAATGCAGACCAGAATATTTGTTATTGTCATATGTTGGGGAACCCCGGACTTGACGGGAATAGGATAGTGTAGAACTGTCTGGATTTTTcaaaccaacaaaacaaaagaaggaaCTGTCTGgaattaaaaaatcaatggTCACTAACAAAAGTGATGTAGCTCACTGCTATATGGAAAATGACAATGCATCATCAAAGCAACCAAGGCTTGGTGTGAGTGGAGCACTAATGCTTGcctcaaaattttgtttttgttttttttttgtttgtttttaaatcCAACAACTTTTGCAAACATGATCCGTTCTCTTTCCTTTTCGTTCACTTTATTCGCCAATTATTTTCAAGATTATTGGTGCAACTGATTTCACGTGAAACATATAGAGAATCAAGATATGTCTAGGTGAGAGTTCATGAAAAACACACTACCCCCTCGCCTACCATCTAAAAAAAATGTGCGTTTGACACTTAAATGACAAAATTTTGTTGCAGAATATCGATCTGTGACACTTTGAGACTTCTTTCAATATTTGATAAGACTCCTACACTGGTCAATTAGAATTCTAAAAGACTTCAAGTAGAAGGATTGCATAAAATATGAGGCATTTCTCTAATAAGcattcctttttgttttcctattGTTCCTATATATGTATTGCACACAAAGCATAGTGGTGAGGAAAACGTATGATTTCTCTTTCTGTTTGAAAGCGAAATGACCCTATCCGAACATTATTGGACTGGTTAAGTTCATAAGTGAATGACTGATTAGCAGAAAGACTATAATGAAATATTACAATGATGAGTTATAATGAAAGAACCTTTAATAGCTATCAGATCATTTACATACACTACTACAGAAAATGAAATAGATGATGGTGATCCACCGTTGTTGTGATGCTTTGAAAACCATTGTTAAATTGACCGCAATCTTTTGTAGTATCAAACTACAACAGCTTTTCACCATCGTTGTTTATCTGTAAAGACAACGGTTTTTAGTAAAACCGTCGTTGTTCGGATGTAAAGATAACAATCTTTTGTTAAAAACCATCGTTGTTTATGGGTTAAGTCGTTATTTATGGATAAAGACGACGGTATTTTGTTAAAACCGTCGTCATTTATGAGTAAAGTCGTCGgtattttgttaaaaagcgtcattgattttatttaaagacAACAATATTGTGTTAAAAAGGGTCATTGATTATATGTGACAGTTTTTTCCATAAAACCATCGTTTTATTATCTTTAAATATATCGTGTAATAAGTTCCCAAGCTATtacattttagttttttgtttcctaTAATTCTATACAACGATTTTAACTAGAAAACTAATTATAACactttattaataaatatatatactcaaaaattatttctttcataaaacttgAAGATTCAATTTTATTACATAGAATTAGAAACAACGGAACGACATGTGATTGCGCACAAATTCTACCACATCCATAGATGATACCTGAATTACACGGTTACTAATATCAaccttttctctttcctttcttGTTCTGTACTCAACATATAGCAAAGCCTTTCTTCCTCCCTTTAATCGTTATAGTCCAATGCCCCTTCTCCTGTATCTTTTCCAAAATCTCAGTCTTTTCGGCAgctttttccctctctttcaATGCCTTCCCTgctccataaaaaaaaaaagaagcaccCAATAACAAAATTACTTAAgtgaataaaatgaaattaccttgtgaaaaaaattaatcaaagaacctgttaatttgttttcaagATCCTACAGGAAAACAAGATTAGGATCAATACATAGCACATCTTTCTAATTAGAAATTGTTTGAGCAATGAACAAACAGGATTCAAATCTCTCTTACTTCTTCCCAAAAGactaagaaatgaaaaaaaaaaattccaagaaAAGAACTAATATTATTATAACCGAATGCTGACCTTGGCATCAGCAGCCAAGGTATTAAACAACCATTCAGGAGGAACAAAATCCAAGTGGTGGATACCACCGTTTTTACTGAATGTaatgaagaaatttgaattctaTGAGAACTCAATTTTCTGGGACTCAAAGTTACTGAAATGAACTTTTTGCAGAAAAGCAGAGATTCAGTGACATACTTATATTAGAACACCAAGTTCAATACATTCCAGACTTATAATACAACAAATATTGTAGGCTTTCAATAGAAAATCCTAAAGCTTAGAGCcattacctttttttttttgttgcaatTCCTGGAGAGACTTATTTGATCAAGTAAAAGAAATACTCTGACTCAACTTATAGTTCAAAAGAGCTgcacataaaaaaacaaataagggaaaaagaaagtcAGCCAAATTCAGGGACATagacataaaaaaatttcaaggttCATGTGTTTGTTTTCTAGAGTTAAAAGACAAGATAAAATGCAGGAATGACATTGAGagtgaaaacaaaaccaactcTTAGAAAACACTCCGAGTCCACAAATcgccatcatcatcatgtcATTGTTGTTATACATATGCAAATGAATACAGAAACACAATTACACAAATTGCTCTTTGCTGCGCATCTCATCTCCAAACCAACCCCACGCACAAGCAACAATGAAAGACTTTAAAACAAAGTCCATTTATATTTCAAACATCACAGTCATAAAACACTATAACTACTACATTAAGGAAGGGGGAAGAAAACTCTACTTCAGGGGTCATCTAAGAattcaaagtttcaaaatCCTCCACTACCCACACCCACCTATACTTACGTTCTTTTATCTGTCTTAAGCAGGCATGCGTATCAGGAAATTATAGATCACATATGGGCTAGAGAACAGAAACCACAACTAGAAACAAAGTTTCAAGAAACCAAATACTTAAATCTGAAATGTATTACGACGACAATCAAAATACCTACACTCATAGACACGGGCTACATAAGCAAGCACT
The window above is part of the Prunus dulcis chromosome 1, ALMONDv2, whole genome shotgun sequence genome. Proteins encoded here:
- the LOC117614063 gene encoding glycerophosphodiester phosphodiesterase GDPD2-like produces the protein MSLRAVHVLNVPSLHQVTENAALALHSSRLAQGVKDEGEVTICGYEWPKFMVMGHRGSGMNMLQSYDTRLKCIKENSILSFNSAAKFPIDFVEFDVQVTKDDYPVIFHDNFIGAEDKGVFKEQRVTDITLLEFLSYGPQKEAGKVERPMLRKVKDGRIFEWKVEKDDSLCTLQEVFQKVEHSKGFNIELKFDDQIVYKEEKLEHVLRVILQVVNKFAKDRPILFSSFQPDAALLMRKLQSTYPVYFLTNGGSEIYADVRRNSMEEAIKVCLRGGLHGIVSEVKAIFRNPGAVTRIKEAKLGIITYGQLNNVAEAVYMQILMGVEGVIVDLVPEITEAVFV